The Campylobacter sp. MIT 99-7217 genome includes a window with the following:
- the hisG gene encoding ATP phosphoribosyltransferase gives MQERLRIAIQKSGRLSKDCLTLLNECGVKMHIYEQSLIACATNLPIDLLRVRDDDIPGLIFDGVVDLGIVGENVLEENALERKASGEEASFEVLKKLDFGSCRLSLALPIDTEYKGLESFEGLRIATSYPQLLKKFMKEKGISYKTCMLTGSVEVAPRANLADGICDLVSSGATLQANSLKEVETIYTSKACLIQKKEPLSEEKQALVDKLLLRITGLMQARESKYIMLHAPKNKLEKITFLLPGLEKATILPLANDDEKVALHMVSKENLFWETMEALKNEGASSILVLPIEKMLN, from the coding sequence ATGCAGGAGCGTTTGCGTATAGCCATACAAAAATCAGGTCGTTTGAGCAAGGATTGTCTCACGCTTTTAAACGAATGCGGGGTTAAAATGCATATCTACGAGCAAAGCCTCATCGCCTGTGCTACAAATTTACCCATAGATCTTTTAAGGGTGCGTGATGATGACATTCCGGGGCTTATATTTGACGGCGTAGTGGATCTTGGCATAGTGGGTGAAAATGTGCTTGAAGAAAATGCCCTTGAGCGAAAGGCAAGTGGCGAGGAAGCTAGCTTTGAAGTGCTTAAAAAGCTTGATTTTGGCTCATGCAGACTTAGCCTTGCCTTGCCCATAGATACTGAGTATAAGGGACTTGAAAGCTTTGAGGGACTTAGGATCGCTACTTCTTATCCTCAGCTTTTAAAAAAATTTATGAAAGAAAAGGGTATAAGTTATAAAACTTGCATGCTCACAGGCTCTGTTGAGGTAGCTCCTAGGGCAAATTTAGCTGATGGCATTTGTGATTTGGTCTCAAGCGGGGCTACCTTGCAGGCAAATTCGCTTAAAGAAGTAGAGACTATCTACACTTCAAAGGCTTGTTTGATCCAAAAAAAAGAGCCTTTAAGCGAAGAAAAACAAGCCCTTGTGGATAAGCTTTTGCTTCGTATCACAGGGCTTATGCAAGCAAGAGAAAGCAAATATATCATGCTTCATGCTCCAAAAAACAAGCTTGAAAAGATCACTTTTTTACTTCCTGGTCTTGAAAAAGCGACCATTTTACCTTTGGCAAATGATGATGAAAAGGTGGCTTTGCACATGGTAAGCAAGGAAAATTTGTTTTGGGAAACTATGGAAGCTCTTAAAAATGAAGGTGCAAGCTCGATCTTGGTACTACCTATAGAAAAAATGTTAAATTAG
- the hisD gene encoding histidinol dehydrogenase: MQIVVFDKLNEEEKKEALKRPAIKLGAELSATVSKIIKEVRELGDASLIRQAKEFDKVDIGSVKLDSKLIKKASKEVSKELKKAIKIAYENIYKFHEAQIFEPIKVQTLKGVKCELISRAIEKVGLYIPGGSAPLFSTTLMLAIPAKIAGCKKIVLASPAKINPAILYAATLCGVSEIYQMGGAGAIAALAYGTQSVCKVDKIFGPGNAFVTEAKRQVSADFEGAAIDMQAGPSEVLVIADEFARADFVASDLLSQAEHGADSQVILLCLSKDFAKEVSKEVQIQLQSLPRKEIASKAIENSRIIVAKNLKEAVEISNLYAPEHLIIQTKKPRTLLKDIQNAGSIFLGAYSPESMGDYASGTNHVLPTYALTKTHSSLNLSDFTKKMTVQELSLTGFKKLAPVVETLAKAELLDAHKKAVSLRLESLK; the protein is encoded by the coding sequence ATGCAAATTGTAGTTTTTGATAAGTTAAATGAAGAGGAAAAAAAAGAGGCATTAAAACGCCCTGCTATAAAGCTTGGTGCTGAACTTTCAGCCACAGTTTCAAAGATCATTAAAGAAGTTAGGGAGTTAGGCGATGCTTCTTTGATAAGGCAGGCTAAAGAATTTGATAAGGTCGATATTGGCTCGGTAAAACTTGATTCAAAGCTCATTAAAAAAGCTTCAAAAGAAGTTTCCAAAGAGCTTAAAAAAGCCATAAAAATAGCCTATGAAAACATATATAAATTCCACGAAGCTCAAATTTTTGAGCCTATCAAGGTTCAAACCCTAAAGGGTGTAAAATGCGAGCTTATAAGCCGTGCTATCGAAAAAGTGGGTCTTTATATACCAGGAGGCTCAGCACCGCTTTTTTCTACTACCCTAATGCTAGCAATTCCAGCTAAAATAGCAGGGTGCAAAAAAATCGTCCTAGCAAGCCCAGCAAAGATAAATCCAGCCATTTTATACGCTGCAACTTTATGTGGGGTAAGTGAAATTTATCAAATGGGAGGAGCTGGAGCTATCGCAGCTCTTGCTTATGGCACACAAAGCGTTTGCAAGGTGGATAAAATTTTTGGACCAGGAAACGCTTTTGTAACCGAGGCAAAAAGGCAGGTGAGTGCTGATTTTGAAGGAGCTGCTATAGATATGCAAGCAGGACCTAGTGAGGTTTTGGTTATTGCTGATGAGTTTGCAAGGGCTGATTTTGTGGCAAGTGATTTGCTTTCCCAAGCAGAACATGGAGCAGATTCTCAGGTCATTTTACTTTGTCTTAGCAAAGATTTTGCAAAAGAGGTTTCAAAAGAGGTTCAAATTCAGCTTCAAAGCTTGCCACGCAAAGAAATCGCCTCAAAAGCCATAGAAAACTCTCGCATTATCGTCGCTAAAAATTTAAAAGAAGCGGTTGAAATTTCAAATTTGTATGCACCAGAGCATTTGATTATCCAAACCAAGAAGCCAAGAACGCTTTTAAAGGACATTCAAAATGCTGGCTCTATCTTTTTGGGTGCGTATTCGCCTGAGTCAATGGGCGATTATGCAAGTGGGACAAATCATGTTTTGCCAACTTATGCTCTTACTAAAACACATTCAAGCCTAAATTTAAGCGATTTTACTAAGAAAATGACCGTGCAAGAGCTAAGCTTAACAGGCTTTAAAAAGCTTGCCCCTGTGGTTGAAACGCTTGCCAAAGCCGAGCTTTTAGATGCCCACAAAAAGGCAGTTAGCCTAAGGCTTGAAAGTCTAAAATGA